From Candidatus Pedobacter colombiensis, one genomic window encodes:
- the bshC gene encoding bacillithiol biosynthesis cysteine-adding enzyme BshC — MQAKYISYQETNAFSAVVLDYISGKDQLKSFYKYNPDFNGFSEAIKNRNFNGDRTILVETLQQQYASVKTTPMVTEHIKRLGDSRTFTITTGHQLNIFTGPLYFIYKIVTAINLARELKQEFPDYNFVPVYWMATEDHDFEEINHVKIEDKMLTWNKNATGATGRLNTKDIIEALTAYKGYLGIGKNGLMLSRLVEAAYTNNTKLSDATRELVDALFGEYGLVCMDADDPQLKKQFAEIIYQDITEQNSFKFISESNAKLEELGHKPQVNPREINFFYMTDRLRERIVAEDGRYKVMHTDISFSKEELQTEISSFPERFSPNVVMRPVYQEVILPNLAYIGGGAELTYWLQLKSNFDHYKVDFPVLLLRNSALIIDSRSEVRMQILGISHKNLFAKTETIKNDWIRSHVNLQLSLNDEERAISAVFDQIKLNAYKIDKTLSQSADAAKTKALKLISSLETKMLRAEKRKHQTSLAQIESLKEKLFPTGVLQERVLNIAPMYVLYGDEFIDSLIACFKPLDHQFTILFA; from the coding sequence ATGCAGGCTAAATACATCTCTTATCAGGAAACGAATGCTTTTTCCGCCGTTGTATTGGATTACATCAGCGGAAAAGACCAGTTAAAGTCTTTTTATAAATATAATCCGGATTTTAATGGCTTCAGCGAAGCCATTAAAAATCGTAACTTCAATGGGGACAGAACCATATTGGTAGAGACTTTGCAGCAGCAATATGCTTCAGTTAAAACTACGCCAATGGTTACCGAGCATATCAAAAGATTAGGAGATAGCCGGACTTTTACCATCACAACCGGTCATCAGCTAAATATTTTTACCGGTCCACTTTATTTTATTTATAAAATAGTGACCGCTATAAACCTGGCCAGAGAATTGAAACAGGAATTCCCAGATTACAATTTTGTTCCCGTTTACTGGATGGCTACCGAAGATCATGATTTTGAAGAAATCAATCATGTTAAAATTGAGGACAAAATGCTGACCTGGAACAAAAACGCTACAGGCGCAACAGGCCGACTGAATACTAAAGATATAATTGAAGCACTTACTGCTTATAAAGGGTATTTAGGCATTGGTAAAAACGGGCTCATGTTATCCCGGTTGGTTGAAGCAGCCTATACCAACAATACTAAATTAAGTGATGCTACCCGGGAATTGGTAGATGCCTTATTTGGTGAATACGGATTGGTTTGTATGGATGCAGATGATCCGCAACTAAAAAAACAATTCGCTGAAATTATATACCAGGATATTACTGAACAAAATAGCTTTAAGTTCATTTCTGAAAGCAACGCAAAACTGGAAGAACTTGGCCATAAACCACAGGTAAACCCCAGAGAAATTAACTTCTTTTACATGACAGACCGATTGAGGGAACGGATTGTAGCCGAAGATGGACGTTATAAGGTAATGCACACTGATATTAGCTTTAGTAAAGAAGAGCTGCAAACAGAAATCAGTAGCTTCCCTGAAAGATTTAGCCCCAATGTAGTCATGCGCCCGGTTTATCAGGAGGTGATTTTACCTAATCTGGCTTATATAGGTGGCGGCGCCGAGCTGACTTACTGGCTACAGTTAAAATCGAACTTTGACCATTATAAGGTTGATTTCCCAGTGTTGTTGTTACGTAATTCGGCATTGATCATTGACAGCAGAAGTGAAGTAAGAATGCAGATTCTTGGCATCAGTCATAAAAACCTGTTTGCAAAAACTGAAACTATAAAAAATGATTGGATACGCTCGCATGTAAACCTTCAACTTTCTTTAAATGATGAAGAACGTGCCATTAGCGCCGTTTTTGATCAGATTAAATTAAATGCTTACAAGATTGACAAAACACTTTCTCAATCGGCTGATGCAGCTAAAACAAAAGCACTTAAACTCATTTCCAGTTTGGAGACAAAAATGCTTAGGGCTGAGAAGCGTAAACATCAGACCTCTTTAGCTCAAATTGAAAGTTTAAAAGAGAAGCTTTTCCCAACAGGAGTACTTCAGGAAAGGGTACTAAATATTGCGCCAATGTATGTGCTTTATGGTGACGAATTTATCGATTCTTTAATTGCCTGTTTCAAACCCCTGGACCATCAGTTCACCATATTATTTGCCTGA
- a CDS encoding Ldh family oxidoreductase, giving the protein MKFYTFTENNLRRFTENVFLTMGCPEADAKLAADVLLCSDLRGIDSHGVARLSGYVRLWEKKRINPVPVVKIVHETATTATVDGDGGLGLVVAPFAMKIAIEKAQTYGSGWVSVKNSNHFGIAGYHALMAVAQDMIGISMTNASPLVAPTYANERLLGTNPMCYAFPAGKYPPVVVDMATAAAANGKLEIAQRANQPIPEGWVQDKEGKISINPNQLKEGGSLLPLGSDKDHGSHKGYGLGATVDILSAVLSGANYGPWVPPFVAFLEPPTDPVGEGIGHFFGAMRVDGFRPAQDFKDHLDNWISRFKSAKTIDTEHKVIIPGEPEYVFENERKKNGIPLIDAVVNDLNELALKLGIAGLS; this is encoded by the coding sequence ATGAAATTTTACACTTTTACCGAAAATAATCTACGCCGTTTTACAGAAAACGTCTTTTTAACTATGGGCTGTCCGGAAGCAGATGCTAAACTTGCCGCGGATGTTTTGTTATGTTCGGATTTAAGGGGTATTGACTCTCACGGTGTTGCCCGTTTAAGTGGCTATGTGAGGTTATGGGAAAAGAAACGGATCAATCCGGTGCCTGTGGTAAAAATAGTCCATGAAACCGCTACTACAGCTACTGTTGACGGTGATGGAGGGCTAGGTCTGGTGGTAGCTCCTTTTGCCATGAAGATTGCAATAGAAAAAGCACAAACTTATGGTAGTGGTTGGGTTTCTGTAAAAAACTCGAATCATTTTGGAATAGCCGGCTATCATGCACTAATGGCTGTAGCACAAGATATGATCGGGATCAGTATGACCAATGCAAGTCCGCTGGTAGCTCCTACTTATGCCAATGAAAGATTATTAGGGACAAATCCGATGTGCTATGCTTTTCCTGCCGGCAAATATCCTCCGGTAGTGGTAGACATGGCAACGGCTGCCGCAGCAAATGGTAAATTAGAGATCGCGCAAAGGGCCAATCAACCTATACCAGAGGGATGGGTACAGGATAAGGAAGGAAAAATTTCTATAAACCCAAATCAATTAAAAGAAGGCGGATCATTATTGCCTTTGGGAAGTGATAAAGATCATGGGAGCCATAAAGGTTATGGATTAGGGGCTACAGTTGATATATTATCTGCAGTGCTCTCTGGTGCTAATTACGGACCATGGGTACCTCCTTTTGTTGCTTTTCTGGAGCCGCCAACAGATCCCGTAGGCGAAGGCATTGGTCACTTTTTTGGTGCCATGCGTGTTGATGGTTTCCGTCCGGCACAAGATTTCAAAGACCATCTGGATAACTGGATCTCACGTTTTAAAAGTGCTAAAACCATAGACACTGAGCATAAGGTAATCATACCGGGTGAACCTGAATATGTCTTTGAAAATGAGCGCAAAAAAAACGGCATCCCTTTAATAGATGCCGTTGTAAATGACTTAAATGAACTGGCCCTTAAATTAGGGATAGCTGGTTTATCCTAA
- a CDS encoding DUF4295 domain-containing protein: MAKKVVATLKTGKGKEYSKVITMTKSPKGAYSFKEVIVHNDHVQDAISASKK; this comes from the coding sequence ATGGCAAAAAAGGTAGTTGCTACCCTTAAAACGGGTAAAGGAAAAGAATATTCGAAAGTTATTACAATGACTAAATCACCTAAAGGTGCTTATTCTTTCAAAGAAGTTATTGTTCACAACGATCACGTTCAAGATGCTATTTCTGCATCTAAAAAATAA
- a CDS encoding SusC/RagA family TonB-linked outer membrane protein, translating to MRLKRGAIVFILTLLGIVVHAQKLNYVRKNVSLLQFFKEIRKQTGASVVWNEKEFNTNQQIDANFKNVELKKVMDQVSAKLRFTYTMVDKMIVVKDQPVVTAPVKTVEPKVNDKPVVTVEEKEVDLPGVEIVSTGYQRIPKERATGSFALVDSAQLNRRVSNDIFSRLEGITSGLLFNKNTLSSNSGNLDLSIRGRSTIYANDQPLIILDNFPFNGDYNSINPNDVASVTVLKDAASASIWGVRAGNGVIVITTKRGKYKQPLKLSFNTNLTVSSKPDVFYNQNYLSSKDFIDVETFLFNNGKYDAALLDKINYPVVSPVVQILDKQRKGQSATVTEQQLNALRGNDIRNEELKYFYRSPVSHQYFIDLSKGTDRSNHYLSAGYDRALSSLVNNENNRVTVNTQHTVKLLKNLELNAGLYYVRTNAKMDSTIAVIAQNFTPYYQFRDAKGNVMPFYSQYSAEFNAQALSKGFLDWSYVPLDELGLPPTTVIADDLRLNGGLNYTLFPGLKAETKYLYQRIKNSSELVAGLESSSTRSLINQYSILDAGQVIGYNIPLGAIQYQIVRKAIAKNFRAQLNYQKDWQKQSVYVITGYELSEFDTQLNSYSNYGYDKHTGSSVSVDTLSIFNLNPSGSGKISTGRDLFGRLDRIRSVFANAAYTYDQKYIISASARMDGSNYFGVKTNQKNIPLWSAGALWHLDRESFYKINWLPILKLRASYGFNGNLDKNYTGITTFRNIGNAVGTNLPIATIVNIGNPELRWEKIGIVNLGFDFGFKDNVVLGKVDYFFKKGTDILGDKAFPASSGIKVLRGNYSEMKAKGIDISLTSQNLKGIVKWQTDVLFSTVHDWITLYDVIRTNASTYLDNYNVKPIVGKPVYGIYSYRSAGLDPSNGDPRGYLNGQVSKDYSRIFAETPLSELEYNGPARPTLFGALNNTISFCKFTLAFSISYKLGYYFRKPTVSYYSMYHLAINRGSNNDFERRWQKKGDELFTDVPSQANYTESNFRDLFYTSSPSTVGKGDHVRLQDASLSFDLDHSNWRTIPMKQLRLYLYANNIGIIWKANHFGLDPDFVPGIGDRLATSMPMSFSIGIKASL from the coding sequence ATGCGTTTAAAAAGGGGAGCAATTGTTTTCATATTAACGCTGCTGGGGATAGTTGTACACGCACAGAAATTAAATTACGTTCGGAAGAACGTATCCTTATTGCAGTTTTTTAAAGAAATAAGAAAGCAAACGGGGGCTAGTGTAGTCTGGAATGAAAAGGAGTTCAATACAAATCAGCAGATAGATGCTAATTTTAAGAATGTTGAGCTCAAAAAGGTAATGGATCAGGTATCGGCTAAATTGCGATTTACCTATACCATGGTCGACAAAATGATTGTTGTAAAGGATCAGCCGGTTGTTACAGCACCGGTCAAAACAGTAGAACCGAAGGTTAACGATAAACCGGTAGTCACTGTTGAGGAAAAGGAGGTTGATTTGCCTGGGGTAGAAATTGTAAGTACAGGTTATCAACGTATTCCGAAAGAACGTGCTACAGGAAGTTTTGCATTGGTAGACAGTGCACAGCTAAATCGAAGAGTCAGTAATGATATCTTTAGCAGGCTCGAAGGGATCACCAGTGGTCTGTTGTTCAATAAAAATACTTTAAGTAGTAATTCGGGTAATTTGGATCTATCTATCCGCGGCAGAAGTACAATCTATGCAAATGATCAACCATTGATTATTTTAGATAATTTCCCTTTTAATGGTGACTATAATTCCATTAACCCAAATGACGTAGCTAGTGTTACTGTATTAAAGGATGCTGCCTCTGCTTCCATATGGGGTGTACGGGCAGGTAATGGAGTGATTGTAATCACAACAAAAAGAGGGAAGTACAAGCAGCCCTTGAAGCTCTCTTTTAATACTAATTTGACTGTTTCAAGTAAGCCGGATGTTTTTTACAATCAAAATTACCTGTCTTCCAAAGATTTTATTGATGTAGAAACATTCTTGTTTAATAATGGGAAATATGATGCGGCTCTGCTAGACAAGATTAATTATCCAGTTGTTTCTCCGGTTGTGCAGATTTTAGACAAGCAAAGAAAAGGACAATCTGCAACAGTAACAGAACAACAGCTTAATGCTTTGCGGGGGAATGATATCAGGAATGAAGAGCTTAAATATTTCTATCGAAGCCCTGTTTCACATCAATATTTTATAGACCTAAGTAAAGGCACTGATCGATCCAACCATTATCTTTCAGCGGGTTATGATCGGGCGCTTTCAAGCCTTGTTAATAATGAAAACAATAGGGTTACTGTAAACACGCAGCATACAGTAAAACTGTTGAAAAATCTGGAATTGAATGCAGGATTGTATTATGTAAGAACCAATGCGAAAATGGACAGTACGATTGCTGTTATAGCTCAAAACTTTACACCTTACTATCAGTTTAGGGATGCGAAGGGTAATGTTATGCCATTCTACAGTCAATATAGTGCTGAATTCAATGCACAGGCTCTGTCTAAAGGGTTTTTGGACTGGTCTTATGTCCCTTTAGATGAATTAGGACTTCCTCCTACAACGGTGATAGCTGATGATCTGCGTTTAAATGGCGGTTTAAATTATACGCTTTTTCCCGGTTTAAAAGCAGAAACAAAATACCTCTATCAACGTATCAAAAATAGTTCAGAACTTGTAGCAGGATTAGAAAGTTCCTCAACGAGAAGTTTGATCAATCAATATTCAATTTTGGATGCTGGGCAAGTTATTGGTTATAATATTCCATTAGGAGCAATTCAGTATCAAATAGTCCGAAAAGCTATAGCAAAAAATTTTAGAGCCCAACTAAATTATCAAAAGGACTGGCAAAAACAGAGTGTTTATGTGATTACAGGTTATGAGCTTTCCGAATTTGATACTCAACTAAATTCATACTCCAATTATGGCTATGATAAGCATACAGGGAGTTCTGTGTCTGTTGATACATTGAGTATTTTTAACCTAAATCCATCAGGTTCTGGTAAAATAAGCACTGGTCGCGATCTTTTCGGGAGACTAGATAGAATCAGGTCAGTATTTGCGAATGCTGCCTATACTTATGATCAGAAGTATATCATATCAGCGAGTGCGAGAATGGACGGATCAAATTATTTTGGAGTCAAAACCAATCAGAAGAACATACCACTATGGTCTGCTGGTGCTTTATGGCATTTGGATAGGGAGAGTTTTTACAAAATAAACTGGTTGCCTATATTAAAATTAAGAGCATCTTATGGCTTTAATGGGAATTTGGATAAGAACTATACAGGGATAACTACTTTCAGAAATATTGGAAATGCAGTAGGTACAAATTTGCCAATTGCGACTATAGTAAACATAGGAAATCCTGAGCTTCGTTGGGAAAAAATAGGTATTGTCAACTTAGGGTTTGATTTTGGGTTCAAGGATAATGTTGTTTTGGGTAAGGTAGATTATTTTTTTAAGAAAGGGACTGATATTCTTGGTGATAAGGCCTTCCCCGCCAGCTCAGGAATTAAAGTATTACGAGGGAATTATTCTGAAATGAAGGCTAAAGGTATAGACATTTCATTAACTTCTCAGAATTTAAAGGGAATTGTTAAATGGCAAACAGATGTTTTGTTTTCGACTGTGCATGATTGGATAACTTTGTATGATGTAATTAGAACAAATGCTAGTACTTATTTGGATAATTATAATGTAAAACCCATAGTTGGGAAACCGGTTTATGGTATTTATAGCTATAGATCGGCAGGATTAGACCCTTCGAATGGTGACCCTCGTGGTTACTTAAATGGGCAGGTTAGTAAAGATTATAGCCGGATATTTGCTGAAACTCCATTAAGTGAACTTGAATATAATGGGCCTGCACGTCCTACGCTATTTGGGGCATTGAACAATACAATTTCCTTTTGTAAATTTACACTTGCCTTTAGTATCAGCTATAAGTTAGGCTATTATTTCAGAAAGCCTACAGTAAGTTACTACAGTATGTATCATTTAGCGATAAATAGAGGTTCGAATAATGACTTTGAAAGACGTTGGCAAAAAAAAGGAGATGAACTGTTCACGGATGTGCCATCCCAAGCAAATTATACGGAAAGCAACTTTAGGGATTTATTTTATACGAGTTCCCCTTCAACTGTTGGAAAAGGTGATCATGTCCGTTTACAAGATGCTAGCCTAAGTTTTGATCTGGATCATTCCAATTGGAGAACTATTCCGATGAAACAATTGCGACTTTATTTATATGCAAATAATATAGGCATCATTTGGAAAGCAAATCATTTTGGCCTGGATCCAGATTTTGTTCCTGGGATAGGAGATCGCCTAGCAACTTCTATGCCTATGAGTTTTTCAATTGGAATTAAAGCAAGTCTTTAA
- the rimO gene encoding 30S ribosomal protein S12 methylthiotransferase RimO: MNTKISSKIIPVKKPKINVITLGCSKNTYDSEVLMGQLRGNSMDVVHEANKMGKDDIVVINTCGFIDNAKQESIDTILQYSHLKDEGKVGKVFVTGCLSERYKPELEAEITNVDAYFGTNDLNNLLHSLGANYKHELIGERLLTTPSHFAYFKIAEGCNRPCSFCAIPLMRGKHVSRDMQELVNEAKILAAGGTKELILIAQDLTYYGLDIYGKRNLDELLRRLSDVNGIEWIRLQYAYPSGFPMEILDAMNERENICKYLDMPLQHITDNMLKSMRRGITKQKTIDIVNQIRDKVPGIAMRTTLICGYPGETQQDFEEMLDWVEETRFDRLGCFTYSHEEKTHAHSLVDDVPDEVKQERVDAIMELQQGISFDINQEKIGKTYKVLVDRKEGDFFIGRTEFDSPEVDNEVLIDASTGYAANGSFVQVKIDRAEDFDLYGQIVK, encoded by the coding sequence ATGAATACAAAAATCAGTTCCAAAATAATTCCCGTTAAAAAACCTAAAATCAATGTAATTACTTTAGGTTGCTCCAAAAACACCTATGATTCTGAAGTTTTAATGGGGCAACTGCGCGGCAATAGCATGGATGTAGTTCATGAAGCAAACAAAATGGGGAAAGATGATATTGTTGTCATCAATACCTGTGGCTTTATTGATAATGCGAAACAAGAATCAATAGATACCATATTACAGTACAGCCATCTAAAAGATGAAGGAAAAGTAGGTAAAGTATTTGTAACAGGATGCTTATCTGAACGCTATAAACCTGAACTAGAAGCTGAAATCACCAATGTTGATGCCTACTTTGGGACCAATGATTTAAATAACTTATTGCACTCTCTTGGTGCAAATTATAAACATGAACTTATTGGCGAGCGGTTACTTACCACTCCCTCCCATTTTGCATACTTCAAGATTGCAGAAGGCTGTAATCGCCCCTGCTCTTTCTGTGCCATTCCATTAATGCGTGGTAAACACGTTTCACGCGATATGCAGGAATTGGTAAATGAAGCCAAAATATTGGCAGCTGGCGGTACAAAAGAATTGATACTCATTGCACAAGACCTTACCTATTACGGTTTAGATATTTACGGCAAGCGTAATCTGGATGAATTACTTCGCAGATTATCTGATGTAAATGGTATTGAATGGATCAGACTTCAATACGCCTACCCTTCTGGTTTCCCTATGGAAATCTTAGACGCAATGAACGAACGTGAGAATATCTGTAAATACCTGGATATGCCTTTGCAGCACATCACAGACAATATGTTGAAATCTATGCGTCGTGGTATCACTAAACAAAAAACCATTGACATTGTAAACCAAATTAGAGATAAGGTACCTGGTATTGCCATGCGTACAACCTTAATTTGTGGTTACCCGGGCGAAACGCAGCAGGATTTTGAAGAGATGTTGGACTGGGTTGAAGAAACTCGTTTCGACAGGCTAGGCTGTTTTACTTATTCACATGAAGAAAAAACACATGCACACAGTCTTGTAGATGATGTACCTGATGAAGTAAAACAAGAACGTGTAGATGCAATTATGGAATTGCAACAAGGCATTTCATTTGACATTAACCAAGAGAAAATTGGCAAGACATATAAAGTTCTGGTAGACAGAAAAGAGGGAGACTTCTTTATTGGTCGTACAGAATTTGACTCACCAGAAGTTGACAACGAGGTATTAATTGATGCCAGTACAGGTTATGCCGCAAATGGCAGTTTTGTACAAGTAAAAATAGACCGCGCCGAAGACTTTGATCTATATGGACAGATTGTAAAATAA
- the rpmG gene encoding 50S ribosomal protein L33, translated as MAKKGNRVQVILECTEHKTSGMPGMSRYISTKNRKNTTERLELKKFNPVLRKVTVHKEIK; from the coding sequence ATGGCAAAAAAAGGTAACAGAGTACAAGTTATTCTAGAGTGTACAGAGCATAAAACTAGCGGCATGCCTGGTATGTCTAGATATATCTCTACTAAAAACCGTAAAAACACTACTGAGCGTTTAGAATTGAAAAAATTCAATCCGGTATTGAGAAAAGTAACGGTTCACAAAGAAATTAAGTAA
- a CDS encoding FecR family protein, translated as MDQIKLYTRQLVAEAMSLMQNGKVESLPMYDNEDFIGKITYEELQAFLKYNQKSGNINAHKLNFELGTALITIKRMRREAQQRPVRSTLGKQFIIGLSSVAAVALVLLGLTSLFFKPVPIVPSVESNVIVASSKNILLTLANGENIPLNEAKTGVAVKDHILTYIDGGKVAGQERLATNSQQLILNIPRGGMYQMVLPDGSKVWLNAASSLKFPSTFAGATQRRVELNGEAYFEIAKVTRPLQQSNKQSAVRVPFIVVSNGQEIEVLGTHFNVSAYSNEKNVTTTLLEGSVCIRPSQNSMLSASLDPSTLDFMGGIKGKSGLGKAVMLKPNQEATLINDKISVKRVDAEEAIAWRNGEFTFRNAPLESIMRMVARWYDVEVVYQNKEVGTALIGGTMIRSNKIPQVLQMLELTANVHFKVEGRRITVIE; from the coding sequence TTGGACCAGATTAAATTATATACCCGGCAATTGGTTGCAGAAGCAATGTCGCTTATGCAAAATGGGAAGGTGGAAAGCCTCCCTATGTATGATAATGAAGATTTTATAGGTAAAATTACTTACGAAGAGCTACAGGCTTTTTTAAAATATAATCAAAAATCAGGAAATATTAATGCTCATAAACTAAATTTCGAACTCGGAACTGCACTGATTACTATAAAAAGAATGCGTAGGGAAGCCCAGCAAAGGCCTGTGCGAAGTACACTTGGTAAACAGTTTATCATTGGATTGAGCTCGGTAGCTGCAGTTGCATTAGTATTATTGGGTTTAACTTCTTTATTCTTTAAGCCTGTTCCCATAGTTCCTTCGGTTGAAAGTAATGTTATTGTTGCCAGTTCAAAAAATATATTATTGACTTTAGCGAACGGCGAAAACATTCCATTAAATGAAGCGAAAACTGGTGTCGCAGTAAAAGATCATATACTAACATATATTGACGGTGGTAAAGTAGCAGGGCAAGAACGTTTAGCAACCAACAGCCAGCAATTGATCTTAAATATACCACGCGGAGGTATGTATCAGATGGTATTGCCCGATGGTAGTAAGGTATGGCTCAATGCTGCCAGCAGTTTAAAGTTCCCCTCAACTTTTGCAGGAGCTACGCAACGCAGAGTGGAGCTAAATGGGGAAGCTTATTTTGAAATTGCTAAGGTTACACGCCCATTACAGCAAAGTAATAAGCAGTCTGCTGTGCGGGTTCCATTTATAGTGGTAAGTAATGGTCAGGAAATAGAAGTTTTGGGAACGCACTTTAATGTGAGTGCCTACAGCAATGAAAAAAATGTAACTACAACTTTGCTTGAAGGAAGTGTGTGCATCAGGCCATCACAGAATAGTATGTTATCAGCAAGTCTGGATCCCTCAACGCTCGACTTTATGGGAGGTATAAAGGGCAAGTCAGGTTTAGGGAAAGCTGTGATGCTCAAACCCAATCAGGAAGCAACTCTAATAAACGATAAAATAAGCGTTAAACGGGTAGATGCTGAGGAAGCTATAGCATGGAGAAATGGAGAATTCACATTCCGAAATGCACCACTGGAAAGTATTATGCGAATGGTTGCCCGTTGGTATGATGTAGAGGTGGTTTATCAGAATAAAGAAGTCGGTACGGCACTTATAGGTGGTACTATGATCAGGTCTAATAAAATACCTCAGGTATTACAAATGCTTGAATTGACCGCAAATGTACATTTTAAAGTAGAAGGAAGAAGAATTACCGTAATAGAATAA
- the rpmB gene encoding 50S ribosomal protein L28 — MSRVCDLTGKMAMTGFNVSHSNVKTKRKFYPNLQLQKFYIPEEDRWITLKVSTSAIKTINKIGITEAISRFVKKGYL; from the coding sequence ATGTCTAGAGTTTGTGATTTAACCGGAAAAATGGCGATGACAGGTTTTAATGTTTCTCACTCAAACGTTAAAACTAAGCGTAAGTTTTATCCCAACTTACAGCTTCAGAAATTTTATATTCCTGAAGAAGATCGTTGGATAACACTGAAAGTATCTACTTCAGCTATCAAAACCATTAACAAAATTGGTATTACTGAAGCGATCAGTCGTTTCGTAAAAAAAGGATATTTGTAA
- the ftsY gene encoding signal recognition particle-docking protein FtsY, whose translation MGLFDFFKKKETAPEAQVALDKGLEKTKEGFLSKITKAVAGKSTIDDDVLDNLEEVLVTSDVGVSTTLKIIDRIQQRVSKDKYLSTTELNHLLRDEIQLLLAENNSNDFRQFEYGQHKPYVIMVVGVNGVGKTTTIGKLAHKLKAENLKVVLGAADTFRAAAVEQIKLWGERVGVRVVAQAMGSDPASVAYDTLQSAVANGEDVVIIDTAGRLHNKIGLMNELGKIKSVMEKVIPSAPHEILLVLDGSTGQNAFEQCKQFTEATDVNALAITKLDGTAKGGVVIGISDQFKIPVKYIGVGESMNDLQLFDKKAFVDSLFK comes from the coding sequence ATGGGGTTATTCGATTTTTTCAAGAAAAAAGAAACTGCGCCTGAAGCGCAAGTGGCTCTGGATAAGGGATTAGAAAAAACTAAGGAAGGTTTTCTTAGTAAAATTACTAAAGCTGTTGCCGGCAAATCTACCATAGATGATGATGTGCTCGACAATCTGGAAGAAGTATTGGTTACTTCTGACGTTGGTGTAAGTACAACATTAAAAATCATAGACCGTATACAGCAGCGTGTAAGCAAAGACAAATACTTATCTACGACAGAACTAAATCACTTATTGCGTGATGAAATTCAGTTGCTACTGGCAGAAAACAACAGTAACGACTTCAGACAGTTTGAATACGGTCAGCATAAACCATACGTAATTATGGTTGTTGGCGTAAATGGTGTTGGAAAAACCACGACCATTGGAAAACTGGCACATAAACTAAAGGCTGAAAACCTTAAAGTTGTTTTAGGTGCGGCCGATACTTTCAGAGCGGCAGCGGTAGAACAAATAAAACTGTGGGGTGAGCGTGTTGGCGTACGGGTTGTGGCTCAGGCAATGGGCTCTGACCCTGCATCGGTAGCTTATGACACATTACAATCAGCCGTAGCTAACGGCGAAGATGTAGTTATTATTGATACTGCAGGTCGATTGCACAATAAAATCGGACTGATGAACGAGTTGGGCAAAATTAAAAGTGTGATGGAAAAAGTGATCCCTTCTGCCCCGCATGAAATATTACTGGTATTGGATGGCTCGACAGGACAAAATGCCTTTGAGCAATGTAAACAGTTTACAGAAGCTACAGACGTAAACGCTTTGGCTATCACTAAGCTTGATGGCACAGCAAAAGGCGGTGTAGTTATTGGCATATCTGACCAGTTTAAAATTCCCGTAAAATACATAGGCGTTGGCGAGAGCATGAACGACCTTCAATTATTTGATAAAAAAGCATTTGTTGATAGCTTATTTAAATAA